Proteins encoded in a region of the Flavobacterium sp. PMTSA4 genome:
- the def gene encoding peptide deformylase, with the protein MIIPIYGYGEPVLRKVAEPIAADYPNLKEIITNMYETMYNAYGVGLAAPQVGMAIRLFVIDTKPFSDDKDLSNEEQEQLKNFKKTFINAKILKEEGEEWGFNEGCLSIPDVREDVYRKERITIEYCEEDFEMKTEVFDGLIARVIQHEYDHIEGVLFTDRISSLKKTLIKKKLQNIMDGKAFPDYRMKFANKKGR; encoded by the coding sequence ATGATTATTCCAATATACGGTTATGGTGAACCAGTTTTGAGAAAAGTAGCAGAACCAATTGCTGCCGATTATCCTAATCTCAAAGAAATAATAACCAACATGTATGAAACAATGTATAACGCTTATGGTGTTGGACTTGCAGCACCACAAGTCGGCATGGCTATTCGTCTTTTTGTTATAGATACCAAACCTTTTAGTGATGATAAAGATTTATCTAATGAAGAACAAGAACAACTAAAAAACTTCAAGAAAACATTCATCAATGCTAAAATTTTAAAAGAAGAAGGTGAAGAATGGGGTTTCAACGAAGGTTGTTTGAGTATTCCAGATGTTCGTGAAGATGTGTACCGAAAAGAACGAATTACTATCGAATATTGCGAAGAAGACTTTGAGATGAAAACCGAGGTTTTTGATGGTTTAATTGCGCGAGTAATTCAACATGAATACGACCATATCGAAGGAGTTTTATTCACAGATAGAATTTCTTCATTGAAGAAAACATTAATCAAAAAGAAATTGCAAAACATTATGGATGGAAAAGCTTTTCCTGATTATAGAATGAAATTTGCAAACAAAAAAGGAAGATAA
- a CDS encoding copper resistance protein NlpE N-terminal domain-containing protein: MKLKLFLTCCFIAILLSCQNKKETNQEKKSLSLNDFPKVNNNQNYVGVYQGILPCADCEGMETKITVNENNTYTKSVRYLGKGNKIFEQKGTISWNTLGNVLELLEIQNSPNKYLVTTGKLTQLDLEGKIIEGSLAKEYELTKLPAHAVEIENNQVTGPTVNLNNKLEATAKIEHVNPAVGKHTLAETKWKLIKLNGKTVKQKGSKTNFIKMNSSDGRFSAFAGCNNMMGSYAMPKVNSISFSEIGATRMACPDMSTENEFIRMLEETTHYVLDKDNLTFFGTSKTPIATFVVVN, from the coding sequence ATGAAATTAAAATTATTTCTAACTTGTTGTTTTATTGCTATTTTACTAAGCTGCCAAAACAAAAAAGAGACAAATCAAGAAAAGAAGTCTTTGTCTTTAAATGATTTCCCAAAAGTAAATAACAATCAAAATTATGTAGGTGTTTATCAAGGCATACTTCCATGTGCTGACTGTGAAGGAATGGAAACAAAAATCACAGTAAACGAAAATAATACATACACCAAATCAGTGCGATATTTAGGAAAAGGAAATAAAATATTTGAACAAAAAGGAACAATTTCGTGGAACACGCTTGGAAATGTTTTAGAATTACTTGAAATTCAAAATTCACCCAATAAATATTTGGTTACTACTGGTAAATTAACTCAATTAGATTTAGAAGGAAAAATAATTGAAGGCAGTTTAGCAAAGGAATATGAGCTTACAAAATTACCTGCACATGCGGTTGAAATAGAAAACAATCAAGTAACAGGTCCAACAGTTAATCTGAATAATAAGTTAGAAGCCACTGCCAAAATTGAGCATGTAAATCCAGCTGTTGGAAAACATACCTTGGCAGAAACCAAATGGAAACTTATAAAGCTTAATGGGAAAACCGTTAAGCAAAAAGGTAGTAAAACCAATTTCATAAAAATGAATTCATCTGATGGAAGATTCAGCGCTTTTGCAGGTTGTAACAACATGATGGGAAGTTATGCTATGCCAAAAGTTAATAGTATTTCTTTTTCTGAAATTGGCGCTACCAGAATGGCTTGTCCTGATATGTCTACCGAAAATGAGTTTATTCGAATGCTGGAAGAAACAACACATTACGTTTTAGATAAAGATAATCTAACTTTTTTTGGCACTAGCAAAACTCCAATTGCTACCTTTGTAGTTGTAAATTAA
- the mazG gene encoding nucleoside triphosphate pyrophosphohydrolase codes for MNTRQQQLEAFNRLLDIMDDLREKCPWDKKQTLESLRHLTIEETYELGDAILDNDLQEIKKELGDLLLHIVFYAKIGSETNDFDIADVANSISDKLIDRHPHIYGDVVVENEEQVKQNWEKLKLKEGKKSVLEGVPKSLPALVKASRIQDKVKGVGFDWEEPHQVWDKVQEELNELQEEVKANNQDKIESEFGDVLFSMINYARFLNVNPEDALERTNKKFIKRFMYLESKAGELGKPLADMTLGEMDVFWEEAKKL; via the coding sequence ATGAACACGCGCCAACAACAACTTGAAGCTTTTAATCGATTGCTTGACATCATGGATGATCTTCGTGAAAAATGTCCTTGGGATAAAAAGCAAACGCTCGAAAGCCTACGTCATTTAACCATCGAGGAAACTTATGAATTGGGCGATGCCATACTGGATAATGATTTGCAAGAGATAAAAAAAGAACTGGGCGATTTGTTGCTACACATTGTTTTCTATGCTAAGATTGGTAGCGAAACCAATGATTTTGATATTGCCGATGTAGCCAATTCTATTTCTGATAAACTTATTGATAGACATCCACACATTTATGGAGATGTAGTGGTGGAGAATGAAGAACAGGTAAAACAAAACTGGGAAAAATTAAAACTCAAAGAAGGGAAAAAATCTGTTTTGGAAGGAGTACCAAAAAGTTTACCAGCATTAGTAAAAGCAAGCCGAATTCAGGATAAAGTAAAAGGTGTTGGCTTCGATTGGGAAGAACCACATCAGGTTTGGGACAAAGTTCAGGAAGAACTCAATGAACTTCAGGAAGAAGTAAAAGCCAACAATCAAGATAAGATAGAATCAGAGTTTGGCGATGTACTGTTTTCCATGATAAACTACGCTCGCTTTTTGAACGTCAATCCCGAAGACGCTTTAGAACGCACCAACAAAAAATTCATTAAACGTTTTATGTACCTTGAAAGCAAAGCAGGCGAATTGGGTAAACCACTAGCCGATATGACACTTGGAGAGATGGACGTTTTTTGGGAAGAAGCAAAAAAACTTTAG
- a CDS encoding GNAT family N-acetyltransferase yields the protein MQLTQASSNELKAIMEIVHQAQLFLASLGIDQWQNGYPDENVILNDIANNESFVVKNNENEIMGIAMFTTRTEPTYKIIEGNWLTSDDAKYGVIHRMAVADKFRSFGIAKFVFRQCEDYLKQNNISSMRIDTHQDNKGMQSLLQKSGYHYCGIIYLANGDKRLAFEKIII from the coding sequence ATGCAGTTAACACAAGCCAGCAGCAATGAATTAAAGGCAATCATGGAAATTGTTCATCAAGCACAGCTCTTTTTGGCTTCACTTGGAATTGACCAATGGCAGAATGGTTATCCTGATGAAAATGTTATCCTAAATGATATTGCCAACAATGAAAGTTTTGTAGTTAAAAATAATGAAAATGAAATCATGGGAATCGCAATGTTTACCACCAGAACCGAACCTACTTATAAGATTATTGAAGGCAATTGGTTAACCAGCGACGATGCAAAATATGGAGTGATTCATAGAATGGCAGTTGCTGATAAGTTTAGAAGTTTTGGTATAGCCAAATTTGTTTTCCGTCAATGTGAAGACTATTTAAAACAAAACAATATTTCCTCCATGCGTATTGATACTCATCAGGATAACAAAGGAATGCAAAGTTTACTCCAAAAATCAGGATATCACTATTGCGGAATTATTTATTTAGCCAATGGCGACAAACGATTGGCTTTTGAAAAAATAATAATCTAA
- a CDS encoding phospholipase D-like domain-containing protein — protein MKILTTPWKDQFLELVANAKTSIKITSPFLKEPICSEMLEAKHPDTSLELITSFKLSHTYSGSLDIDALMKISHADGVIKNYSKLHSKIYLFDDKEVIISSGNLTDSGLSKNFEYGIYSKDEAIVSKVVEDFNSLSNHENTNIVSIGNLVTAKEILSKIPIKKNKFPLIEFETVYGASDLLEVPTKSIRTTLTDWRKEVFLCIDIIPRINFTLEEINAFEPHLKRIYPDSYYITDKIMEQLLYLRDIGLVEFLGNDNFRKLWK, from the coding sequence ATGAAAATACTAACCACACCTTGGAAAGACCAATTCCTGGAATTGGTTGCCAACGCTAAGACCTCAATAAAAATAACCTCTCCTTTTCTGAAAGAACCTATTTGCAGCGAAATGCTCGAAGCAAAGCATCCTGATACTTCGCTTGAACTTATTACTTCTTTTAAATTAAGTCACACCTATTCTGGCTCGTTGGATATTGATGCACTTATGAAGATAAGTCATGCTGACGGAGTTATTAAAAATTACTCTAAACTTCATTCTAAAATTTATTTATTTGATGATAAAGAAGTTATCATAAGTTCAGGAAATCTTACGGATAGTGGTTTGAGTAAAAATTTTGAATATGGTATTTATTCTAAGGATGAAGCAATTGTATCTAAAGTTGTGGAAGATTTTAATTCATTATCGAATCACGAAAATACGAATATCGTTTCCATTGGAAACTTAGTTACTGCTAAAGAAATATTATCAAAAATACCTATAAAAAAGAATAAATTTCCTTTAATAGAATTTGAAACAGTTTACGGCGCATCCGATTTACTGGAAGTTCCAACAAAATCTATACGAACAACGTTAACCGATTGGAGAAAAGAGGTTTTCTTATGTATCGATATAATTCCGAGAATCAATTTTACTTTAGAAGAAATTAATGCTTTTGAACCTCATTTAAAAAGAATTTATCCTGATAGTTATTATATCACAGACAAAATTATGGAGCAATTACTCTATTTGAGAGATATTGGATTGGTTGAATTTTTGGGTAATGACAATTTTAGAAAACTTTGGAAATAA
- the ruvX gene encoding Holliday junction resolvase RuvX yields MPRILAIDYGFKRTGIAVTDELQIIASGLTTVPSDTAIAFLKDYFSKEKVAKVLIGEPKQMNGQPSESTPVIEKFVTDFKVAFPEMEIERVDERFTSKMAFQTMIDSGLKKKQRQNKALVDEIAATILLQEYLTRKMI; encoded by the coding sequence ATGCCAAGAATCCTTGCTATAGATTATGGTTTTAAAAGAACAGGAATTGCAGTTACCGACGAGTTGCAAATCATTGCTTCCGGATTAACTACTGTTCCATCTGATACTGCAATTGCTTTTTTAAAAGACTACTTTTCAAAAGAAAAAGTTGCAAAAGTACTAATTGGCGAACCAAAACAAATGAATGGTCAACCATCTGAAAGTACTCCAGTAATTGAAAAATTTGTTACCGATTTTAAAGTTGCTTTTCCCGAGATGGAAATTGAACGCGTTGATGAGCGATTTACCTCAAAAATGGCATTTCAAACTATGATTGATAGCGGATTGAAAAAGAAGCAACGTCAAAACAAAGCATTGGTTGATGAAATTGCAGCTACTATTTTATTGCAAGAGTATTTAACTCGAAAAATGATTTAA
- a CDS encoding DUF5606 family protein yields MNVEKILAIAGKPGLFELKIQTRTGFLAESLLDGKRITVGMRSNVSLLSEISMYTYSEEKPLVDIMRAIAVKENEGPTPVTSKDDASKLAAYFAEIVPDYDQERVYASDIKKLINWYNILQSKGLVSKEEPKVENAEAIKEQVVEEVKEKKTTKKTAKKE; encoded by the coding sequence ATGAACGTAGAAAAAATTTTAGCAATTGCAGGTAAACCAGGTTTATTCGAATTAAAAATTCAAACACGTACTGGTTTTTTAGCTGAGTCGTTATTAGACGGAAAAAGAATTACAGTAGGAATGAGAAGTAATGTTAGTTTACTTTCTGAAATTTCAATGTATACCTATAGCGAAGAAAAACCATTGGTTGATATCATGCGCGCTATTGCTGTAAAAGAAAACGAAGGACCAACTCCTGTAACTTCAAAAGATGATGCGTCAAAATTGGCGGCTTATTTTGCAGAAATTGTTCCAGACTATGACCAAGAAAGAGTATATGCTTCGGATATTAAGAAATTAATCAATTGGTACAATATTCTTCAAAGCAAAGGATTGGTTTCTAAAGAAGAGCCAAAAGTTGAAAATGCTGAAGCAATCAAAGAACAAGTTGTTGAAGAAGTAAAAGAAAAGAAAACAACTAAAAAAACAGCGAAAAAAGAATAA